A DNA window from Methylocystis heyeri contains the following coding sequences:
- a CDS encoding rhamnan synthesis F family protein, which produces MAGQKRVGNMASGKTETTFQAVRRHLRNGYVILTERGIVALYGAAMRELAKIVDSPVGAFLAPKDIFKDGPELVRAQGLRVAFGAVLRQVAAEYDPPLGRSRNPVNAEARASAIRYHYTYELLKPDGVAPSRRPVNDVDYALEIPFAYAPRPGFKGPVAAVIHVFYPEVLPLILEKLDNIPCAVDLFLSSDAEEKIAQISADTSNWSKGRVEIRRLPNRGRDIGAKFVGFRDVYDRYEIFLHLHTKRSPHGGEPLARWRDYLIDNLFGTPEIAASNLSLFDDPQIGIVFPQHLFELRGVLNWGYDYNLARKLMRRIGVSIDKNLVLEFPSGSMFWGRSAAIGPLLEAGLEYSDFPEERGQIDGTLAHAIERCVLMAAESRGYEWLKVVRRDLYPVQKTVLPVTAPADIAQHRLKVYQPCLAGVDIELAPFARTLKETRPIPVYPSRSARARLNLIVPTINPEQTFGGVATALRLFRQIGDALGDDFDRRIIVTDAEIEQAAYRNFPGFVPAPFAASLDEAGRTIVDASEREGGRLDLRKDDVFVATAWWTAEFALGFESERRRFFGGSRPFVYVIQDDEPNFYGWSSKFVMAEATYRYPEDTIAIINSEELFDLMTGKYRFRAAFCLPYQTNERVAAMLRPTPKERIILVYGRPTVMRNAFELICASLCRWQQRDPIRASRWRILFLGEEFEAPLAYPVQNADLGGKATLEVYADWLNRASVGVSLMVSPHPSYPPLEMAEAGLLTIANDFPGKSLAKRCPDIVSLNRLDIQTLADAIEDAVAKMEPQIGKPGSLRALDSPQSSHHPLASPEDIAALLRAGAEQTEQKPDAITASALR; this is translated from the coding sequence ATGGCGGGGCAGAAACGGGTTGGCAATATGGCTTCGGGCAAGACCGAAACGACTTTTCAAGCGGTTCGCAGGCATCTTCGCAATGGATATGTGATCCTTACCGAGCGGGGGATAGTCGCCCTGTACGGCGCCGCGATGCGCGAACTCGCAAAAATAGTCGATTCGCCGGTCGGAGCCTTTCTGGCGCCCAAAGACATCTTCAAGGACGGGCCGGAACTGGTCCGGGCGCAGGGCTTGCGCGTCGCCTTCGGCGCCGTCCTGCGTCAGGTCGCGGCGGAATACGATCCTCCGCTGGGTCGAAGCCGCAATCCGGTGAACGCCGAGGCGCGAGCCTCGGCCATTCGCTATCATTACACCTATGAATTGCTGAAGCCGGACGGGGTTGCGCCCTCCCGGCGGCCCGTCAACGATGTGGACTACGCTCTCGAGATCCCGTTCGCCTATGCGCCCCGGCCCGGATTCAAGGGACCCGTCGCGGCCGTGATTCATGTGTTTTATCCCGAGGTTCTGCCGCTGATCCTCGAGAAGCTGGATAATATCCCCTGCGCGGTGGATTTGTTCCTTTCCAGCGACGCCGAGGAAAAGATCGCCCAAATTTCCGCCGACACGTCGAACTGGTCGAAGGGCAGGGTGGAGATTCGGCGGCTTCCCAACCGCGGCCGCGACATCGGCGCCAAATTCGTCGGCTTTCGCGACGTCTACGACCGCTACGAGATTTTCCTGCACCTTCACACCAAGCGTTCGCCGCATGGCGGCGAGCCGCTGGCGCGCTGGCGCGACTATCTGATCGACAATCTGTTCGGCACGCCCGAGATTGCGGCCTCGAACCTCAGCCTATTCGACGATCCGCAAATTGGGATCGTCTTTCCGCAGCATCTTTTCGAGCTGCGCGGCGTGTTGAACTGGGGCTACGACTACAATCTGGCCCGCAAGCTGATGCGCCGGATCGGCGTATCCATCGACAAGAATCTCGTGCTGGAGTTTCCCTCGGGATCGATGTTCTGGGGACGTAGCGCCGCCATCGGGCCGCTGCTCGAGGCGGGGTTGGAATATTCCGATTTCCCCGAGGAGCGCGGCCAGATCGACGGCACGCTCGCCCATGCGATCGAGCGCTGCGTGCTGATGGCGGCGGAGTCGCGGGGCTACGAGTGGCTGAAGGTGGTCCGGCGCGATCTTTATCCGGTGCAGAAGACCGTTCTTCCGGTGACGGCCCCCGCCGACATCGCCCAGCACAGGCTCAAGGTTTATCAGCCCTGTCTTGCGGGCGTGGACATCGAACTGGCCCCGTTCGCGCGGACGCTGAAGGAAACCCGCCCGATTCCGGTCTATCCCTCCCGCAGCGCGCGGGCGCGGCTCAACCTCATCGTCCCGACGATCAATCCGGAGCAGACCTTCGGCGGCGTCGCGACGGCGCTGCGGCTGTTCCGGCAGATCGGGGACGCTCTTGGCGATGATTTCGACCGCAGGATCATCGTCACCGACGCCGAGATCGAACAGGCCGCTTATCGGAACTTTCCGGGTTTCGTCCCCGCGCCCTTCGCCGCGAGCCTCGACGAAGCGGGTCGCACCATCGTGGACGCCAGCGAGCGCGAGGGCGGTCGGCTGGACTTGCGAAAAGACGATGTCTTCGTCGCAACGGCGTGGTGGACCGCCGAATTCGCGCTGGGGTTCGAGAGCGAACGGCGCAGGTTTTTCGGCGGAAGCCGGCCCTTCGTCTACGTCATTCAGGACGATGAACCGAACTTCTATGGCTGGAGCAGCAAATTCGTGATGGCGGAGGCGACCTACCGCTATCCGGAGGACACCATCGCGATCATCAATTCGGAGGAGCTCTTCGATCTGATGACCGGGAAATATCGTTTCCGCGCCGCTTTCTGCCTGCCTTACCAGACCAACGAAAGGGTGGCCGCGATGCTGCGTCCGACGCCCAAGGAGCGGATCATCCTGGTCTATGGCCGTCCTACGGTCATGCGCAACGCCTTCGAGCTCATCTGCGCGAGCCTGTGCCGTTGGCAGCAGCGCGATCCAATTCGCGCCAGCCGCTGGCGAATCCTTTTTCTGGGCGAGGAGTTCGAGGCGCCGCTGGCCTATCCCGTTCAAAACGCGGACCTCGGCGGCAAGGCGACTCTGGAGGTCTACGCCGATTGGCTCAATCGCGCTTCGGTAGGCGTTTCGCTGATGGTCTCTCCCCATCCGAGCTACCCCCCGCTGGAGATGGCCGAAGCCGGCCTGCTCACAATCGCCAATGATTTTCCGGGGAAGTCGCTGGCGAAGAGGTGCCCCGACATCGTTTCGTTGAATCGGCTCGATATTCAAACTTTGGCGGACGCGATCGAAGACGCCGTCGCGAAGATGGAGCCGCAGATCGGAAAGCCGGGCTCGCTGAGGGCGCTCGATTCGCCACAAAGCAGCCATCATCCCCTCGCAAGTCCTGAGGACATTGCGGCGCTTCTGCGCGCCGGGGCGGAACAGACGGAGCAAAAACCGGACGCCATCACGGCGTCGGCGCTTCGTTAA
- a CDS encoding DUF1254 domain-containing protein translates to MKHGRSLIVAATLAAASWSVAQGAESPKYSAKVPPSVETPDTFKTRVGTLKFKDGAPDAKTAELAYDQLDYSRGIEAFLQGIPATSIYAACRGLDEAGVKENKVFGVTEELMDARSLFLTPNTTTVYVFTCVNLNDGPIVVEIPPGVLGPVDDAYFRWVTDVGLTGPDQGRGGRYLFVPPEYKGELPPFGFFVAKPKTNRSIIFFRAFVRDGDIAAAVKGVKENARIYPLAAAQNPPETPFVDTSGKQFNTISANNFDFYKELDAVVQNEPADFVSPETVGLFAAIGIKKGQSFEPNARLKNILTEAVAVGNAAARSLLWAPRDKRVAVYPDRQWINPFVGGSYLFLDGAERMLDVEASFFYYATGITPAMTEARPGTGSAYAGAFRDAKGQYLDGSKTYKITLPAPVPAKAFWALTVYSNQTRSLLETDQKTAGLDSLAKDLETGSDGSVTVWFGPKPPKGHERNWIQTVPGKGWNVLLRLYGPLEPWFDKSWKPGDVERVD, encoded by the coding sequence ATGAAGCACGGAAGGTCGTTGATTGTAGCGGCCACGCTCGCGGCAGCGAGCTGGTCTGTCGCGCAAGGCGCTGAAAGCCCAAAATATTCAGCAAAAGTCCCGCCTTCTGTCGAAACGCCCGACACCTTCAAGACGCGTGTCGGAACGCTGAAATTCAAGGACGGCGCTCCAGACGCGAAAACGGCGGAGCTGGCCTATGACCAGCTCGATTACAGCCGCGGAATCGAGGCGTTCCTTCAAGGCATTCCCGCAACTTCCATTTATGCGGCGTGCCGGGGCCTCGACGAAGCCGGAGTCAAGGAAAACAAGGTGTTCGGCGTCACCGAAGAACTGATGGACGCGCGATCGCTGTTTCTCACGCCCAACACCACGACCGTCTATGTATTCACCTGCGTCAATCTCAATGACGGACCGATCGTCGTCGAGATCCCGCCGGGCGTTCTCGGACCGGTGGACGACGCCTATTTCCGCTGGGTGACCGATGTCGGCCTCACGGGGCCCGACCAGGGCCGCGGAGGCAGATATCTCTTCGTTCCCCCGGAATATAAAGGCGAACTGCCTCCCTTTGGTTTCTTCGTCGCCAAGCCGAAAACCAACCGTTCGATCATCTTCTTCCGGGCGTTCGTTCGGGACGGCGACATCGCCGCGGCGGTCAAGGGCGTAAAGGAGAACGCGCGGATTTATCCGCTCGCGGCGGCCCAGAACCCGCCGGAGACCCCCTTCGTCGACACCTCGGGCAAACAGTTCAACACGATCAGCGCAAACAACTTCGATTTCTATAAGGAACTCGACGCGGTGGTGCAAAACGAGCCCGCCGATTTCGTTTCTCCCGAAACCGTCGGGCTGTTCGCGGCGATCGGCATCAAGAAGGGGCAGAGCTTCGAGCCGAACGCCCGGCTGAAGAATATTCTCACGGAGGCTGTTGCGGTCGGCAATGCGGCGGCTCGCTCCCTGCTTTGGGCGCCGAGGGACAAGCGCGTCGCGGTCTATCCCGATCGCCAATGGATCAATCCATTCGTCGGGGGAAGCTATCTGTTCCTGGACGGAGCCGAGCGCATGCTCGACGTGGAAGCCAGCTTCTTCTACTACGCCACCGGAATAACGCCGGCCATGACCGAGGCGAGGCCCGGGACCGGGTCGGCCTACGCCGGCGCGTTCCGCGACGCCAAGGGCCAATATCTGGACGGAAGCAAGACCTATAAGATTACCTTGCCGGCCCCGGTTCCGGCCAAGGCGTTCTGGGCGCTGACGGTCTACAGCAACCAGACGCGGTCTCTCCTGGAAACGGATCAGAAGACTGCCGGCCTCGATAGCCTGGCCAAGGATCTGGAGACTGGCTCCGACGGCTCGGTCACGGTTTGGTTCGGACCCAAGCCGCCCAAAGGTCACGAGCGCAACTGGATACAGACCGTGCCGGGCAAAGGCTGGAATGTGCTCTTGCGCCTCTACGGTCCGCTGGAGCCCTGGTTCGACAAGAGCTGGAAGCCCGGAGACGTCGAGCGCGTCGACTAG
- the tsf gene encoding translation elongation factor Ts: MATITAALVKELRESTGAGMMDCKTALAECNGEMEAAVDWLRKKGLSKAAKKAGRVAAEGLVAALIGDKAGVVVEVNSETDFVARNDDFQKLVRNIAQVALASGKSDIEALGSESYPTGGSVSEAVTTAIANIGENLTLRRVAGLSVNDGVVGRYVHTQISDGLGKIAVIVALESTGDKDVLAALARQLAMHVASANPLAMTAADLDAATVEREKNLLAEKNAGKPANVLEKIIESGLKTYYKEVLLPEQVSNHPDHAGKTVAQAIKETEGKAGAPIALKGFVRYALGEGIEKATGDFAAEVAAAVKG; the protein is encoded by the coding sequence ATGGCCACGATTACCGCCGCTCTCGTCAAGGAACTGCGCGAAAGCACCGGCGCCGGCATGATGGATTGCAAAACGGCGCTGGCCGAGTGCAATGGCGAGATGGAAGCCGCCGTCGACTGGCTGCGTAAGAAAGGCCTGTCCAAGGCGGCCAAAAAGGCCGGCCGCGTCGCCGCCGAGGGTCTGGTTGCGGCGCTGATCGGCGACAAGGCCGGCGTCGTCGTCGAAGTCAATTCGGAAACCGACTTCGTCGCCCGCAACGACGACTTCCAGAAGCTCGTGCGCAACATCGCGCAGGTCGCTCTCGCCAGCGGCAAGTCCGACATCGAGGCTCTGGGTTCGGAAAGCTATCCCACCGGCGGCTCGGTCTCCGAGGCCGTGACCACCGCCATCGCCAATATCGGCGAGAACCTCACGCTGCGCCGCGTCGCCGGCCTGTCGGTGAACGACGGCGTCGTCGGCCGCTATGTGCACACCCAGATTTCCGACGGCCTCGGCAAGATCGCCGTGATCGTCGCTCTCGAGTCGACCGGCGACAAGGACGTGCTCGCGGCCCTGGCCCGCCAGCTGGCCATGCATGTGGCCTCCGCCAATCCGCTGGCGATGACGGCCGCCGATCTCGACGCCGCCACGGTCGAGCGCGAGAAGAACCTGCTCGCCGAGAAGAACGCGGGCAAGCCGGCCAACGTGCTGGAGAAGATCATCGAATCGGGCCTGAAGACCTATTACAAGGAAGTTCTTCTGCCCGAGCAGGTCTCCAACCATCCCGACCATGCCGGCAAGACCGTGGCTCAGGCGATCAAGGAAACCGAGGGCAAGGCCGGCGCGCCGATCGCGCTCAAGGGCTTCGTCCGTTACGCTCTGGGCGAGGGGATCGAGAAGGCTACCGGCGATTTCGCCGCCGAGGTCGCCGCCGCCGTCAAGGGCTGA
- a CDS encoding phosphatidate cytidylyltransferase codes for MNEPGRVGGEEPISERLGGPAPSQPKKPGGFADLGPRVISAVVLVALAVAALVAGGDWFVLFWMTASLAINWEWQGLVGGERRFVRVALGGAGLAVAAAMTHGGEVQPGLAALVLAAAASAVVAGPGRRLWAAAGVIYAGSLLVSVCLLRDSPQAGLLSIAWLFAVVWGTDVFAYFGGRLIGGPKLWPRVSAGKTWSGTLTGAFSGALLGLAVARLADPAGSSSFAVFLVSFVASAVSQVGDLAESAIKRRFGVKDSSQLIPGHGGVMDRLDGFIFACVFAALLGAARGLASTAAGVFFW; via the coding sequence ATGAACGAGCCGGGACGGGTTGGTGGCGAAGAGCCCATATCGGAGCGACTCGGCGGCCCAGCGCCCTCGCAACCAAAAAAACCGGGCGGCTTCGCCGATCTCGGACCTCGCGTCATTTCGGCGGTAGTGCTGGTCGCGCTCGCCGTGGCGGCGCTGGTCGCCGGCGGCGATTGGTTCGTTCTGTTCTGGATGACCGCCAGCCTGGCGATCAACTGGGAATGGCAGGGGCTCGTCGGGGGCGAGCGTCGATTCGTCAGGGTCGCGCTCGGCGGCGCAGGGCTCGCCGTCGCAGCCGCGATGACTCACGGCGGAGAGGTTCAGCCGGGCCTCGCAGCCCTCGTTCTGGCGGCGGCTGCGTCCGCCGTGGTCGCAGGCCCCGGGCGGCGTCTTTGGGCCGCTGCGGGCGTGATTTACGCGGGATCGCTCCTGGTATCGGTCTGTCTCCTGCGCGATTCGCCTCAGGCCGGCCTGCTCTCGATCGCCTGGCTTTTCGCCGTGGTCTGGGGCACCGACGTCTTCGCTTATTTCGGCGGCCGCCTGATCGGCGGACCCAAGCTCTGGCCGCGCGTTTCCGCCGGAAAGACATGGTCCGGGACGCTCACGGGCGCCTTCAGCGGGGCCTTGCTCGGGCTGGCCGTGGCTCGTCTCGCCGATCCCGCCGGAAGCAGCAGCTTCGCGGTGTTTCTGGTAAGCTTCGTCGCATCTGCGGTATCCCAGGTGGGGGACCTCGCCGAAAGCGCCATCAAGCGCCGTTTCGGCGTTAAGGATTCGAGTCAGTTGATTCCCGGTCATGGCGGCGTCATGGACAGGCTCGACGGTTTTATTTTCGCTTGCGTCTTCGCCGCTCTGCTGGGAGCGGCCCGCGGCCTCGCCTCGACCGCCGCCGGCGTCTTCTTCTGGTAA
- the frr gene encoding ribosome recycling factor, producing MSQTFDLAELKRRMQGAVATLKHELGGLRTGRASASLVEPIHVDAYGQHTPLNQVATISVPEPRLIAVQVWDKALVGAVERAIRDSNLGLNPNVEGQTLRIRTPELNEQRRKELVKVAHKYAEESRVAVRHVRRDGIDILKKLLKDHAIPEDDEKRHAVEVQKATDDVIHEIDALLATKEKEIMQI from the coding sequence ATGAGTCAGACGTTCGATCTCGCCGAGCTGAAGCGCCGCATGCAGGGCGCCGTGGCCACACTGAAACATGAATTGGGCGGTCTGCGCACCGGTCGAGCTTCGGCGTCCCTGGTCGAGCCGATACATGTGGACGCCTATGGACAACATACGCCGCTCAATCAGGTCGCGACCATCAGCGTTCCAGAGCCTCGCCTCATCGCGGTCCAGGTGTGGGACAAGGCCCTGGTGGGCGCTGTCGAACGGGCCATCCGCGACTCCAACCTCGGCCTCAACCCCAATGTGGAAGGCCAGACGCTCCGCATCCGCACCCCCGAACTGAACGAACAGCGACGCAAGGAACTGGTCAAGGTGGCGCATAAATATGCGGAGGAGAGCAGGGTGGCGGTGCGGCATGTCCGGAGGGACGGCATCGACATCCTGAAGAAGCTGCTGAAGGATCACGCCATTCCCGAGGACGACGAAAAGCGCCACGCCGTCGAGGTTCAAAAAGCGACCGACGACGTGATTCACGAGATAGACGCCTTGCTTGCGACCAAAGAAAAGGAAATCATGCAGATCTGA
- the pyrH gene encoding UMP kinase: MTNAMPANRWKRVVVKLSGEALMGEGRNGLDAPTLARIAGDLASAAATGVEIAVVVGGGNFFRGIQGADKGIERARADSIGMLATVMNGLALEQAIEAQGRQARALSAVPMPSLCESYSRRAALHHLAKGRVVICAGGTGNPFFTTDTGAALRAAELSADAVLKATQVDGVYTADPKRDPAARRYDVLTHDEAIARNLAVMDTAAFALARENGLPIVVFSIREEKAITAILMGAGRATYVAP, translated from the coding sequence ATGACGAACGCAATGCCAGCGAACCGTTGGAAGCGAGTGGTCGTCAAGCTGTCCGGCGAGGCGTTGATGGGCGAGGGCCGGAACGGGCTCGACGCCCCGACCCTCGCGCGCATCGCCGGCGATCTCGCTTCAGCCGCCGCTACAGGCGTCGAAATCGCCGTCGTGGTCGGCGGAGGGAATTTCTTCCGGGGCATCCAGGGAGCCGACAAGGGAATCGAGCGCGCTCGCGCCGATTCGATCGGAATGCTGGCGACCGTCATGAACGGCCTCGCCCTCGAACAGGCGATCGAGGCGCAGGGGCGCCAGGCTCGCGCATTGTCCGCAGTTCCCATGCCCTCGCTCTGCGAATCCTATTCGAGGCGCGCCGCGTTGCATCACCTCGCCAAGGGCAGGGTGGTGATCTGCGCCGGAGGCACCGGCAATCCGTTCTTCACCACGGACACGGGAGCCGCTCTCCGCGCCGCCGAATTATCGGCTGACGCGGTCCTCAAGGCCACCCAGGTCGACGGCGTCTACACCGCCGATCCCAAGCGCGATCCCGCTGCGCGGCGATATGACGTGCTGACGCACGACGAAGCCATAGCCAGGAATCTGGCCGTGATGGACACGGCCGCCTTCGCGCTCGCAAGGGAAAACGGGCTCCCCATCGTCGTCTTCTCCATTCGCGAGGAAAAGGCGATTACCGCGATTTTGATGGGTGCGGGCCGGGCCACTTATGTGGCTCCGTAG
- a CDS encoding isoprenyl transferase, whose translation MAESDFLALSGSAKEADSGPRPVPRHVALIMDGNGRWAAKRGLPRFEGHRRGVEALRRAVRAAIGIGIQYLTVYSFSVENWSRPREEVQGLMGLLHRFIRNDLAELNANNVRVRVIGARAGLDADVAALLREAEQVTEGNSGLTLVVAFNYGARQEIAAAARAIAEAVAAGRLSLNDIDTDAISAHLHTADIPDPDLIIRTSGEQRLSNFLLWQAAYAEFVFLPINWPDFDEGAFKAAIEDYAHRDRRFGRVEPVACNAKTGS comes from the coding sequence ATGGCGGAAAGCGATTTTCTGGCGTTGAGCGGCTCCGCTAAGGAAGCGGACTCCGGTCCGCGCCCTGTGCCGCGCCACGTAGCTCTCATAATGGATGGCAACGGGCGCTGGGCCGCAAAGCGCGGGCTTCCTCGTTTCGAGGGGCATCGCCGCGGCGTGGAAGCGCTTCGCCGCGCCGTTCGCGCCGCCATCGGGATAGGAATCCAATATCTCACGGTTTATTCTTTTTCCGTCGAGAACTGGTCCAGGCCGCGGGAAGAAGTCCAGGGCCTCATGGGGCTGCTGCATCGATTCATCCGCAACGATCTCGCTGAACTCAACGCCAACAACGTCCGGGTGAGGGTCATCGGGGCCCGCGCCGGCCTCGACGCCGATGTGGCGGCCCTGCTGCGCGAGGCGGAGCAGGTCACGGAAGGCAACTCCGGACTGACCCTGGTCGTCGCCTTCAATTATGGCGCAAGGCAGGAGATCGCCGCCGCGGCCCGCGCCATCGCCGAAGCTGTCGCAGCCGGGCGCCTTTCCCTGAACGACATCGACACGGACGCGATTTCCGCGCATCTGCACACGGCCGACATTCCCGATCCGGACCTCATCATCCGGACATCCGGCGAGCAGCGCCTCTCGAATTTCCTCCTCTGGCAGGCGGCTTACGCCGAATTCGTCTTTCTGCCGATCAACTGGCCGGATTTCGACGAAGGAGCCTTCAAGGCCGCCATCGAGGACTACGCGCACCGTGACCGGCGCTTCGGCCGCGTGGAGCCGGTGGCCTGCAACGCGAAGACCGGTTCATGA
- a CDS encoding 30S ribosomal protein S2, producing the protein MALPDFTMRGLLEAGAHFGHQSHRWNPKMAPYIFGARNNIHIVDLAQTVPLLHQALKAISDTVAKGGRVLLVGTKRQAQEQIADAARRSAQYYINSRWLGGTLTNWKTISGSIQRLRKLDEMLGAGASGVTKKERLLLTRERDKLETALGGIKDMGGTPDLIFVIDTNKEALAIKEANRLKIPVVAILDTNCDPDGVTYPIPGNDDAGRAIALYCDLIARAAIDGISRSQGAAGVDFGEAEAPPAEAALAGEGAVEVPAEVFELLAAPRGAPDDLAKLPGVGPQIVKKLNDGGVFHYWQIAALTVDEAAKLDSDLKLGGRIGRDAWVEQARSLASA; encoded by the coding sequence ATGGCGCTTCCTGATTTCACCATGCGCGGACTGCTCGAAGCCGGCGCTCATTTCGGTCACCAGTCGCACCGCTGGAACCCCAAAATGGCGCCCTATATTTTCGGCGCGCGCAACAACATCCACATCGTCGACCTCGCGCAGACCGTTCCCCTGCTGCATCAGGCTCTCAAGGCTATTTCCGACACCGTGGCCAAGGGCGGTCGCGTTCTGCTGGTCGGAACCAAGCGGCAGGCTCAGGAGCAGATCGCCGACGCGGCGAGGCGCAGCGCTCAGTATTACATCAACTCCCGTTGGCTGGGCGGCACGCTGACCAACTGGAAGACGATTTCCGGCTCGATCCAGCGGCTCCGCAAGCTCGACGAAATGCTCGGCGCCGGGGCTTCGGGCGTCACCAAGAAAGAACGTCTCCTGCTCACGCGCGAGCGCGACAAGCTCGAAACGGCGCTCGGCGGCATCAAGGACATGGGCGGCACGCCCGACCTGATCTTCGTCATCGACACCAATAAGGAAGCCCTCGCGATCAAAGAGGCGAACCGCCTCAAGATTCCGGTGGTCGCCATTCTCGACACCAACTGCGATCCGGACGGCGTGACCTATCCGATCCCGGGCAACGACGACGCGGGACGGGCGATCGCCCTTTACTGCGATCTCATCGCCCGCGCCGCCATCGACGGCATCTCGCGCAGCCAGGGCGCCGCGGGGGTGGATTTCGGCGAGGCTGAAGCTCCGCCCGCCGAGGCTGCGCTGGCCGGCGAGGGCGCGGTGGAAGTCCCCGCCGAAGTCTTCGAGTTGCTCGCGGCTCCGCGCGGCGCGCCCGACGACCTCGCCAAGCTGCCGGGCGTCGGCCCGCAGATCGTGAAGAAGCTGAACGACGGCGGCGTGTTCCATTATTGGCAGATCGCCGCTCTGACCGTCGACGAAGCGGCCAAGCTCGATTCCGACCTCAAGCTGGGCGGTCGCATCGGCCGCGACGCCTGGGTCGAGCAGGCGCGTAGCCTCGCTTCTGCCTGA